DNA sequence from the Deltaproteobacteria bacterium genome:
TCAGCCGGCGCTCTCCATCCCATTGATACTTATCTGGTTGTCAACCGGGTTGAGGGACTGGAGGCAGGAATTTATTTCCTGCATGTCCGGGATTTCTCCCTGGAAAGAAAAAGCCAAGGAGATTTTTCCCGGCAGATCGCCCGGGCAGCCTTAGACCAGGACATGGCCCGGGAAGCCGCCGTTGTTTTTGTCTGGGTGGCGGTAATCCACCGTTCCCGGCAAAAATACCGGCAGCGGGCTTATCGTTATATTTATTTGGATTGCGGGCATATCGGGCAAAACCTATATCTGGCAGCTACAGCCATGGGCCTGGGGTGCTGTGGCATCGCGGCTTTTTTCGACGATGAGGTTAACAACCTAATAGAGGTAGATGGGGTAGAAGAAACGGTTATTTACCTGGCAACCGTGGGAAAAAGGAAGGACCTAAATAAGAAATGCAAAATGAAAATTGCAAAGTTGATGGACTCGTAAAAAGTCAAAATTTGGATGGCAATGTAAAAAGCTCCAGATGCAAGGCACGCAAATCCTGAGGAGTGAGGTGTACTTACAGGTACGCCGCAACGACGAAGGAAGCAGCGCAACGCCGCAGATGGACTTTCTACGAAGCCATCAAAGTTAAAAAACTTTTAATTCGCCTAATACCTTTTTGTTCACAACCGGTATGCCTTCGAGATTTAAAAGACAGGCCTTTAACTCTAATCCACCCGGAGCGGAAAATCCGGTCAAAAAACCATCGCTCCCTACTACTCGGTGGCATGGAATCACCAATGGCCAGCGATTCTTGGCATTCGCCAGTCCCACAGCCCGCAGCGCTTTCGGGTTTCCTATCTTTTGAGCCAGCCAGCGATAGGTGCGTACCTCTCCAAAAGGGACTCGGGATAATACCGCGTACACTTTTTTTTGGAAAGGGGTCGCCTCAGACAAGTCCAAGGGAAGGTCAAACTGGGTCCTTTTCCCGGAAAAGTACTCGCTGAATTGTTTTTTGCTCCGTTCCCAT
Encoded proteins:
- a CDS encoding SagB/ThcOx family dehydrogenase, with product MELSEQKIGQIFQEKTKYFRPAYGPISSDKPSLDKGPKDLPATIISLPQPRIDVGPNLWEVLLKRRSIRDYSHVPLPLEELANLLWATQGITDQPFSSWYRTAPSAGALHPIDTYLVVNRVEGLEAGIYFLHVRDFSLERKSQGDFSRQIARAALDQDMAREAAVVFVWVAVIHRSRQKYRQRAYRYIYLDCGHIGQNLYLAATAMGLGCCGIAAFFDDEVNNLIEVDGVEETVIYLATVGKRKDLNKKCKMKIAKLMDS
- a CDS encoding methylated-DNA--[protein]-cysteine S-methyltransferase codes for the protein MESTYIIFQVQLGWMGLVGNKNGLRRIFLPGLKKQELKERITSEFPESKESPGPWERSKKQFSEYFSGKRTQFDLPLDLSEATPFQKKVYAVLSRVPFGEVRTYRWLAQKIGNPKALRAVGLANAKNRWPLVIPCHRVVGSDGFLTGFSAPGGLELKACLLNLEGIPVVNKKVLGELKVF